The following is a genomic window from Bdellovibrionota bacterium.
ATAAAAAAGAACGGCCTGGACTCCCTCGTGCGTCAGCGCCGAAAAGCCCATCAGCAAATAACCGGCGTGGGCGATCGAGGAATAGGCCATCAGACGTTTCAAGTTTCTCTGCGGAATTGCGGCTAGATTTCCGATGGTCATCGTCAGCGCCGACAGAATGGCCACCAACAGGCCCCAATGAACAAAGCCAAACATTTCGGTTCCTTGGCCTCCGGCCAAACCGAAGGCGGTATAGAAGAAGCGGATGGCAAGGGCAAATCCGGCGGCTTTCGGGCCGACGGACAGGAACGCCGTGACGGGAAGAGGCGCCCCTTCGTACACATCCGGACACCACATCTGGGTCGGAAATGTCGCGATTTTGAAGCCGAAACCCATCATCACGGACAATAAGATGAAAAGCACGATCGGCGCGGACGAAATTCCGGACAGATTGTGGAAGTAAGCCGCGATATCCATCAGATTGGTGCTCCCTACCAGGCCGAAGAGATACGAAAAACCGAACAACATCGTTCCGGAAGCCACCGCTCCGTAAAGAACGTACTTCAGACCGGCTTCGGCCGACATTCGGCTGTGCTTTTTGAGACCAACCAAGATGTAAGAAAGAATGGAAACGGTCTCCAGCGAGAGAAACATCATGATTAGATCGGTCGACGCCGCCATCATCGACATCCCGACCGTGAGGGCCAAAAGAAAGGCGACGACTTCCGCCAAACTCTTCCCAGCATATTCTTTCGATCGGGCGACAAATAGGACGGTCACGAATGTAACGACACCAAAAAAGATCTTAAAAAAGATCGCGAAGGGGTCCACCGAGATAGCTTCCGAAAACAGCGTTTTCGGCGTGGTTTGGGTCAGCAATCTTGCCGAAAGTACGACATACGTGATCGCCGCCAAAGCGCCCACGGCCGATGCCGCCTTCCGGGAGCCTTTCACGGACGCCCCTATGAGAAGAGTCAAGACCGAGAAAAGCATCATAGCGATCTCGGGCGCGAAGAACGAAAGGCTCGCGCGATTATCTGCGATCCAATTCGTCAAGGGTCACCAAGGACTCGCCATCAACCCAGATAGTTGTTCCAAACTGCTTCCGATCATGTTGAGAATCGGCATTGGATAGATTCCGAGAAAAACCACCAACGCGGCCAGAGGAACGAGCGTGAACAATTCCCGAACGTTCAAGTCCTTCAAGTCCTTCCACTTCTCGTTCAGCGGACCCAAAAAGACTCTTTGGACCGTCCAGAGAAGATACGATGCGGTAATGATCACTCCCAGGGCGCCGATCACCGTGCAAATCTTGAACAAGTTGTCCCCGGTAAACATCAACATTTGATAACCGAATCGCTCGGAAAAGAGAGCATCGGCGTTGAACGATCCGATCAAGACCAGCGCCTCGCTAATGAAGCTCGAGAGTCCCGGAAGTCCCATCGAAGCGAAGAAGGCGATCGACGCAATGGTCGTGAAGACCGGCATGTTGTGGGCCAGACCGCCGAAATCGTTCACGCCTCGGGTGTGTGCCCGGTCGTATATCACGCCGACCAACAAGAAGAGCATGGCCGTGGCCGTGCCGTGGTTGAACATTTGGAGAAGTGCGCCGTTCATGCCGATTTTGGTCAGCGCGGCCATGCCGAGAAGGCAATAACCCATATGGCTGACGGACGAATACGCCACCAACTTCTTGATATCCGTTTGGTGCATGGCGCAGAATGCTCCGTAAATGATGTTGATCGCACCCATCACGGCCAAAAATGGCGCGAACCAGACGCTCGCCTCGGGCAAAATCGGGTAGCAGATTCGAAACACGCCGTAGGTCCCCATTTTCAGCAAAATTCCGGCCAGAATAACGCTGATGGCCGTCGGGGCTTCCACGTGAGCGTCGGGCAACCAGGTATGAAAAGGGAACATCGGGACTTTAATGGCGAAGCCGAAGAACAGTGCCACAAAAACCACTTTCGCGAATGGAAGGCCGAGAATGGAGAGATTCGCGACCGAGAAAGCCGAATGGCGCTGAGCCAACTCCAGCATGTCAAACGTATGCGGTTCGCCGCCGTAAAAATAGACCGCAAGAAAACCGAGGAGCATGAACACCGAGCCGACCAACGTGTAAAGGAAGAACTTGATCGCCGCATATTCCTTTCTCGGCCCGCCCCAGATGCCGATGAGGAAGTACATGGGGAGCAGCATCAGTTCCCAAAAGATATAAAAGAGAAAGAGGTCGAGCGCGCAGAACGTTCCGATCATCCCCGTTTCAAGAAGAAGGAAGAGGAAGAAATATCCCTTGGGCGATTTCTCGATGTTCCATGAGGCGAAAATGCAAAGAAAGCTGAGCAGGGCCGTCAACAGAATCATCGTCACGCTGATTCCGTCGACTCCCATGTAATAATGGATGTTGTACGTTTCGATCCAGGAGAGCTTTTCCACGAACTGCATGCCGGCTTCGGCCCGATTAAAATTTAGGAACAAAACGCCCGAGAGAAGCACAGGGATGAACGTAGCGACCACCGATAACCAGCGAATCGCCGATTTGGCAGCGCTCGGCAGCAAGAGCAGCGCCAAGGCTCCGATCAGGGGAACGAAGGTCATCAGCGTTAATAAATGGGACATCGAAGTTCTCTCCTTCTCAGCTCAAAAAGGACATCCAAACCATGCTCAATAGGACCAAAACTCCGGCCAGAGCGCCGAGGTACGTCTGAATCTGCCCCGTCTGCAGACTCCTCACCCTTCGCCCCAGCGCACCGATGACATTGGCCGTTAAATTGACCAGGCCGTCGACCACCAGCTTGTCGAACAGGCCGAAGATAAATACGAACATTCGCAACAGCCACCCGCATCCGTTTACCGCGCCGTCGATCACCCGCAGATCGAACTTTGCGGAGAATTTGCAGAGAGCGAGCGTCGCTCGCACGACGGTTGCTTGATAAATCTCATCCACCCAGTATTTGTTCCAGAGCGTTCGATATACCGTCCGGAACCTTTGAGCGATCTGATCGGCAGTTCCTGGGCGAACCCGATAAACGTACCGGGCGAAGAAGATCCCCCCGAGCGCTAGCAGGACGGAAGTCAAAGCCAAGGTCATCTCAAGTCCGTGACGGCTTCCCTCATGAGAGCGAACCACGACCGAGGATTCGAGCCAGCGCGGGAACGCCTCGCTCAGAGGCATAAAACCAGGCCACCAGAGCCAGCCACCCACAATCGAGAAGCCGCCCAAGATCACCAGCGGAATAATCATATTGGCGGGAGATTCGTGAATATGATGTTTGACCTCCTCCGAAGCCCTGCACTCTCCGTAGAAGGTCAGAAATAGCAGCCGGAACATATAGAAGGCGGTCATCCCCGCCGCCGCCAGACCCATCAGCCAAAAAATCCAGTGCCCGTGAGGTCTTGAAAACGCCTGCCAGAGAATTTCGTCCTTGGAGAAAAAACCGGCGAATGGAGGGATACCGGCGATCGCCAGCGTCGCCACAAAAAACGTTCGAAACGTCCAAGGAAGGTGAGATCTAAGACCGCCCATTTTCGACATATCCTGCTCGCCGCTCATGGCGTGAATCACGCTCCCCGCTCCCAAGAAGAGAAGCGCTTTGAAAAAAGCGTGCGTCATTAAATGAAAGATCCCGGCGGCGTAAGCCCCCACTCCGCAGGCGAGGAACATGTAACCGAGCTGACTGACCGTCGAATAGGCGAGTACCTTCTTAATGTCGTTTTGAACGAGTCCGATCGTGGCCGCGAATAGAGCCGTCCCGGCGCCAATCGAAGCCACCACGCCCAGCGTAAACGGGGCCAAATCAAACAAAAAACTCAGCCGCGCGATCATGTATACGCCGGCCGTCACCATTGTGGCCGCGTGGATCAACGCCGAAACCGGCGTCGGACCGGCCATGGCATCGGGCAACCAAACGAAAAGGGGAATCTGCGCGGATTTTCCGGTCGCTCCGACGAATAACATCAACGTCGCAAACGTGACCGTGGAGAGACCAAAGATCGACGCGGTTTGAAAGACGTCGACGTTGGCTTTTAACGTCGAAAAATCGACGCTCCAAATTCCTCGCGAAAGTCCGAGCGTCCAAAAGAGGGTGAGAATTCCGAGAATGAAACCGAAGTCGCCGATTCGATTGACGATGAACGCTTTCTTCCCGGCGTCGGCGTTGGTGCTGACCCCGAACCAGAAGCCGATGAGCAGGTAACTGCAAAGCCCTACCCCTTCCCATCCGACAAACATGAGGAGCAGGCTGTCCCCTAAAACGAGAATCAGCATCATCGCCATGAAAAGATTGAGATATGAGAAATAGCGTTCGAAATCTTTTTCATGGGACATGTAACCGGTGGAATAGACGTGGATCAGAAATCCGACGCCGGTCACCACCAAGGCCATGACCGAGGAAAGGGAGTCCAACAGAAATCGCGTATGAACCTCGAACGTCCCGACACGAATCCATGTGAAAATGTCATTCGTCAGGTGAAAAGGCTCGGTTTCGGAATGCGGCATGCCTCGCAACTGGAAAAACCCGACAACGGCAAGAATGAACGACGCAAAGACGCTGCCGCAAGCCAATACGTGGACCGCCGGACGCGGCAACAGTCTCTTTCCAAAGAAACGAATGATCGCGGAAGTCAGAAGCGGAAAGAAGGGAATGAGCCAAATGTAGGAAGCGTCTCTCATCGCCTTATCCACGGAGGTCCTTCATTTCGTCCGCATGAACGGTGCGGTAGAGATAAAAAACCGAAAGAATCAGCGCCAGTGCCACTACGGCTTCCGCCGCCGCCAAAACAATCACGAACACCGCGGCCACCTGGCCGGACAAAGCCAGCGACGGGTTTTTTGCAGGCAAGAAGTGGGAAAAGGCGACGAAGTTGAGCGCCGACGCGTTTAACACCAGCTCCACGCCCATTAAAATCTGAATCACGTTTCTTCGGACCAAAATGCAGGCGATTCCCGCTCCGAACAGAAAGACTCCCAGCACGAGATAGGCTTCCAGCGTCGGCATCACGGCTCCTTCAGCTCTTTCCGGACCAGCATCACCGCGCCCACCATCACGAACAGCAACAGCAGCGAAATCAATTCAAACGGGAGAAGATATTTCGTCAAGAACAGGCGGCCGAGTTCCTTCGTCGTCGGCGAGAAAGCGGCCTCTTGAGTCGCCCATTCTACGGATGACGTCGCCTGGAAGATCACGGCCATGAGAGCGAGCGCAATGGCTATGCCGATCCCGATATTTGCGCCCCGTCCGCGAAACTCGAAACTCACGTCGTAAATTCGCGCCGTCAAAAAGACGCCGAAAATAATCAGGATGACAACGCCGCCGGCGTATACGAGGAGCTGAGTCAATCCGATAAAGTCGGCCCCCAAAAGCACATAGAGCCCCGCCACGCCGGTCAGACAGAAAAACAGTGCCACGGCGGCATGAAGCAGATTCTTCAAAGCCACGACGAGGAGAGCCGAGATCGTCGTCATTCCGGCGAATGCCAAAAACACGAGTTGATGAGCAATCGCGCTCATGTCGCCGCCTCCGCACTCGCTTTCGCTTTCAATTTTGCCTCGGCCTCGTGCGCCATCGCGAGATCCACGGGCCGGACATACGAATAGGTGAGATCCGAGACCCGCGTCGTAGCCGCTTCGAAGCGCCTCGTGTGATGAATGGCCCCCGTCGGGCAGGGCTCCGTGCAGAGACCGCAAAACATGCACTTGGCGATGTCGATATCGAAACGGAGAGGGAATCGTTGTTTGGGCGTCGGTTTACCGGTGATCTTCGACATGACGGACATTTTCTCGCCCTTGACGTCCTCAATCACGATGCAAGCGATCGGACAGGCCGTTTCACACAATTTGCAACTGATGCAAATGTCCATGTCGACCTGAAGAATGCCCCGGTATCTCTCCGGAAGTTGAGATTCGACGTTCACTTCGGGGTATTCGACCGTGATCGGCTCACGAAAGAGGTGAATCAGCGTGACCCACATCCCGATCGCCGTGGAAGTCACTCCTTCATAAATATCCACGAACCATTTTGAAAATGCTGTCATCCTCTATCCCCGAATCAGCATCCAGGTGGCCGTCCACAAGACGCATCCAAAAGCGATCGGAACCAACTTCTTCCAGCAGAGCGCCATCAGTTGGTCAATTCGAATGCGCGGAAGCGTCCAACGGATCCAAATAATCACGAAGACGAAAAAGTAGACCTTCGCCACAAACATCAAAAGCTGCACGACCCAGACGTCTTGGAAGAGGCTCAGACCGACCGCTCCGACCAGACTGACCACGGCGACGCCCAAAAAAGTACTTTTCTTGAATTTCTTCGGTCGAAATCCGCTCAAAAGATTAAAGATCGACTTCCCTTGCAGAACGCCGCCGATGACCCGCCCCAAATAATCGAGACTTTTCAGACCCAGTACAAAGGCAAAAAAGAGGGCCAGCGTGGCGAAAAAAATATTGCTTCGTGAGGGCTGCCATCCCCCCAAGAACGCCGTGACCGTAATGGCGCTGACGAGAATCATGTTGGCGTATTCGGCCACATAGAACATTCCCCAACGCATGCCGCTGTATTCGGTGTTGTATCCCGAAACGAGTTCCGATTCGGCTTCCGGAAGGTCGAACGGCGTCCGATTCGTTTCCGCCAGGGCGGAAATAAAATAAACAAAGAACGCAATCAAAGGCGCGGGAAAAGCCGCCGCGATAAACCAGTTCCGCATGCCTCCCGCCTGAGCGTGATTCAAATCTTGAAGACTGAGGCTGCCGCAAAGAAGAACCGGCACCATCAACGCCAGCGCCAAAGGAATTTCATAGCTGACAATCTGAGCCGCCGACCGCATCGCTCCCAACAGGGACCACTTATTGTTGGAGGACCAACCGGCCAAAAGGATCCCCACGACGACGATGGAAGAAACAGCGATTAGGTAAAAGAGGCCGATATTAAAATCGGCGGCGTAGAGCCGTTTTCCAAAAGGAATGCAGACAAAACTCATGAACGCACCCAAAACTACCAAGTAGGGCGCGAGGCGGAAAAGAATCGGGTCGGCTCCGCTCGGCATGTTGTCCTCTTTCGTGAGAAGCTTAATTCCATCGGCCATAAACTGGAGGAGGCCTTCCGGTCCC
Proteins encoded in this region:
- a CDS encoding NADH-quinone oxidoreductase subunit N, whose protein sequence is MTNWIADNRASLSFFAPEIAMMLFSVLTLLIGASVKGSRKAASAVGALAAITYVVLSARLLTQTTPKTLFSEAISVDPFAIFFKIFFGVVTFVTVLFVARSKEYAGKSLAEVVAFLLALTVGMSMMAASTDLIMMFLSLETVSILSYILVGLKKHSRMSAEAGLKYVLYGAVASGTMLFGFSYLFGLVGSTNLMDIAAYFHNLSGISSAPIVLFILLSVMMGFGFKIATFPTQMWCPDVYEGAPLPVTAFLSVGPKAAGFALAIRFFYTAFGLAGGQGTEMFGFVHWGLLVAILSALTMTIGNLAAIPQRNLKRLMAYSSIAHAGYLLMGFSALTHEGVQAVLFYLVTYLLMNLGAFLIISAVADRIGTEEIDGYRGLGWRSPVLAAILSVFLFSLTGLPPFAGFVGKFFLFSAVIQQRLYWLAVVGVINSAISLYYYARIVKAMYLDSPLDPTPVRLSTAYGSLAWVLAISTLVLGIYWEPVVAFAGRSAGALF
- a CDS encoding NADH-quinone oxidoreductase subunit M, producing the protein MSHLLTLMTFVPLIGALALLLLPSAAKSAIRWLSVVATFIPVLLSGVLFLNFNRAEAGMQFVEKLSWIETYNIHYYMGVDGISVTMILLTALLSFLCIFASWNIEKSPKGYFFLFLLLETGMIGTFCALDLFLFYIFWELMLLPMYFLIGIWGGPRKEYAAIKFFLYTLVGSVFMLLGFLAVYFYGGEPHTFDMLELAQRHSAFSVANLSILGLPFAKVVFVALFFGFAIKVPMFPFHTWLPDAHVEAPTAISVILAGILLKMGTYGVFRICYPILPEASVWFAPFLAVMGAINIIYGAFCAMHQTDIKKLVAYSSVSHMGYCLLGMAALTKIGMNGALLQMFNHGTATAMLFLLVGVIYDRAHTRGVNDFGGLAHNMPVFTTIASIAFFASMGLPGLSSFISEALVLIGSFNADALFSERFGYQMLMFTGDNLFKICTVIGALGVIITASYLLWTVQRVFLGPLNEKWKDLKDLNVRELFTLVPLAALVVFLGIYPMPILNMIGSSLEQLSGLMASPW
- the nuoL gene encoding NADH-quinone oxidoreductase subunit L — translated: MRDASYIWLIPFFPLLTSAIIRFFGKRLLPRPAVHVLACGSVFASFILAVVGFFQLRGMPHSETEPFHLTNDIFTWIRVGTFEVHTRFLLDSLSSVMALVVTGVGFLIHVYSTGYMSHEKDFERYFSYLNLFMAMMLILVLGDSLLLMFVGWEGVGLCSYLLIGFWFGVSTNADAGKKAFIVNRIGDFGFILGILTLFWTLGLSRGIWSVDFSTLKANVDVFQTASIFGLSTVTFATLMLFVGATGKSAQIPLFVWLPDAMAGPTPVSALIHAATMVTAGVYMIARLSFLFDLAPFTLGVVASIGAGTALFAATIGLVQNDIKKVLAYSTVSQLGYMFLACGVGAYAAGIFHLMTHAFFKALLFLGAGSVIHAMSGEQDMSKMGGLRSHLPWTFRTFFVATLAIAGIPPFAGFFSKDEILWQAFSRPHGHWIFWLMGLAAAGMTAFYMFRLLFLTFYGECRASEEVKHHIHESPANMIIPLVILGGFSIVGGWLWWPGFMPLSEAFPRWLESSVVVRSHEGSRHGLEMTLALTSVLLALGGIFFARYVYRVRPGTADQIAQRFRTVYRTLWNKYWVDEIYQATVVRATLALCKFSAKFDLRVIDGAVNGCGWLLRMFVFIFGLFDKLVVDGLVNLTANVIGALGRRVRSLQTGQIQTYLGALAGVLVLLSMVWMSFLS
- the nuoK gene encoding NADH-quinone oxidoreductase subunit NuoK; this encodes MPTLEAYLVLGVFLFGAGIACILVRRNVIQILMGVELVLNASALNFVAFSHFLPAKNPSLALSGQVAAVFVIVLAAAEAVVALALILSVFYLYRTVHADEMKDLRG
- a CDS encoding NADH-quinone oxidoreductase subunit J — encoded protein: MSAIAHQLVFLAFAGMTTISALLVVALKNLLHAAVALFFCLTGVAGLYVLLGADFIGLTQLLVYAGGVVILIIFGVFLTARIYDVSFEFRGRGANIGIGIAIALALMAVIFQATSSVEWATQEAAFSPTTKELGRLFLTKYLLPFELISLLLLFVMVGAVMLVRKELKEP
- a CDS encoding NADH-quinone oxidoreductase subunit I; translated protein: MTAFSKWFVDIYEGVTSTAIGMWVTLIHLFREPITVEYPEVNVESQLPERYRGILQVDMDICISCKLCETACPIACIVIEDVKGEKMSVMSKITGKPTPKQRFPLRFDIDIAKCMFCGLCTEPCPTGAIHHTRRFEAATTRVSDLTYSYVRPVDLAMAHEAEAKLKAKASAEAAT
- a CDS encoding complex I subunit 1 family protein; the protein is MSNLQLATQALLERIGQWAAAHNADYPRLAKGLAALHGGLTSVPIELLYFGMMLLAATAIIGLFVTPLAGFSTYVERRVAARMQARIGCNRVGPEGLLQFMADGIKLLTKEDNMPSGADPILFRLAPYLVVLGAFMSFVCIPFGKRLYAADFNIGLFYLIAVSSIVVVGILLAGWSSNNKWSLLGAMRSAAQIVSYEIPLALALMVPVLLCGSLSLQDLNHAQAGGMRNWFIAAAFPAPLIAFFVYFISALAETNRTPFDLPEAESELVSGYNTEYSGMRWGMFYVAEYANMILVSAITVTAFLGGWQPSRSNIFFATLALFFAFVLGLKSLDYLGRVIGGVLQGKSIFNLLSGFRPKKFKKSTFLGVAVVSLVGAVGLSLFQDVWVVQLLMFVAKVYFFVFVIIWIRWTLPRIRIDQLMALCWKKLVPIAFGCVLWTATWMLIRG